The Pectobacterium wasabiae CFBP 3304 DNA segment GCAGATGACGTCATGCCGTCACGCCTGCAAACTTATTTATCCACCAGATTGACGGTAATGCGCTGATTTTCGTCCATCATGGAGGCTTTCGCGCGAATTTTGGCTTCTAACTGATCGATCATTTGTTCGTTATCGAAGCGTTCTCTCTGCCGCACGCCGTCTTCATAGAAGCCGCTCTTATTGTGCCCACCCGTTACGCCAATGGTAGAAACCAGCGCTTCACCGGGGCCATTCACCACGCAACCGATAATTGAGACATCCATTGGCGTGATGAGATCTTCTAGCCGTTGTTCCAACGCGTTCACTGTACCGATCACGTCAAATTCTTGGCGAGAGCAGGTCGGGCAAGCAATGAAGTTGATTCCGCGAGCACGAATGCGTAGTGACTTCAGGATATCGAAGCCGACTTTCACTTCTTCAACCGGATCGGCTGCCAGCGAGATACGCAGCGTATCGCCAATACCTTCAGACAGCAGCAGACCTAAGCCGATAGCCGATTTCACCGCACCGCTACGTGCACCACCCGCTTCAGTGATACCAAGGTGCAGCGGCTGATCAATGCGCGCTGCCAGCAGACGATAGGATTGCACCGCTAGAAAAACATCCGAAGCTTTGACGCTGACTTTAAACTGATCGAAATTCAGGCGGTCAAGAATATCGACATGACGCATCGCCGATTCCAGCAATGCTTCCGGCGTTGGTTCACCGTATTTTTCCTGTATATCTTTTTCCAGCGAACCGCCGTTAACACCAATGCGGATCGGGATATTGTAGTAACGTGCACAGTCGACAACCGAGCGAATGCGCTCTTCGTTACCAATATTACCGGGGTTGATACGCAGACAGTCGACGCCGTATTCTGCGACTTTCAGCGCGATGCGGTAGTCAAAATGGATGTCGGCAACAAGCGGGACATTCACCTGCTGTTTGATAAGCTTAAAGGCTTCCGCCGCATCCATGGTTGGTACGGAGACGCGGACAATATCGACACCAACACGCTCTAGCGCTTTAATTTGATTGACGGTAGCTTCAACGTCGGTGGTTCGAGTGTTGGTCATGGATTGCACCGCAATCGGCGCGCCATCACCAACAGGCACCTTGCCGACGTAAATCCGTGTTGATTTTCGACGGGTTATGGGTGCAGCGTTATGCATTACTTCATCTCCAACATTGCAGTCTTAACTTGAACAACACGTTATTCGGCCGTCAGCGTCAGGCGTGCAACCTGGCTGCTGCGCACAAATTGGCTTAAATCGACCGACTTACCTTGAAATTGGATCTGTAGCGCCGCTGGCGCGCCAATTTTAAGTTTATAAGGTGACTGACCATCCAGATTCAGCGTGCCGCCATTACGCTGCATGCCACTAAACAGTTTCTTACCGCTAGCATCCGTGACTTCCAACCAGCAGTCAGCCGTAAAGGTCATTACCAATGCATGAGTTGCAGATACCGGAGTGCTCTGCGCTACCGTAGCAGCCGGTGCGACTGCCCCAGCACCCAGTAGGGTATTACCCGCAGCCTGTGGCTGTGTCACGTTCGCCGGTGAAGATGATTGGCTAGACGGTGCGGCAGAAGGGGCTGTTGTGGAAGAAGGAGGCGTTGACGGTGTCGCCGCGATAGTGGCGGAAAGATCGACTGGCGTTGCAGAAGGTGCCGTTGCAGAACTCGACGTCGCGGTTTCCTGCGGAGCGCTGTTATCCATCAGTGAAATGGACTGCCCTTCCGTTTGCGCCTGCACCGAACTGGCGTGATCGACCATGCTGTTGATCTCCGCCTGTTGAGCCTGATGGTTTTGCCACCACCATGCACCCGTTAGCCCCAGAACAACCAGCACGACCAGCCAGGTGATTGTCATCAACCAGCTATCACGCTTTTTGCGGTTTTTCTTCAGTGAAAAACTCTGCATCGGCGAAACCGAGATCGTTTTAGGCACAGCTTGTTTATCCACTATGGGAAGCAGGTCATCTTCGGGTAAATGAACCAGCTTGGCATAAGAACGGATATAGCCGCGCAGAAAGGTCGGTGCTAAATCAGCAGGCGTCGTACCGTCTTCAATATCACGAACGGTGGTGATTTTAAGGCACAAACGCTCGGCAATAGTTTGCTGAGTCAGCCCAAGGCGTTCACGCGCCTCACGCAGACGTTCACCGGGTAGTTTTGCTTCTGTTGTATTTTGGGTGGCTTCAGTATTCATTAGCTAAGAAATGCTGGTACTGTTTAGATTGTGGAAAACTTCGCGCCAGCACGTTGCCATAACGTTCTTTATCGCCATCATGGCCCGCTAACGCGGCGAAACGAATCTGTAACCATAAACTTTCGGCACTGGCCGGAAGACTATGCTGATAAATCTCAATCAGCAGTCGCGTTTGCTCACTTTTTCCGGCAGAAAACTGTTGGTTTGCTTCCGCCAGCAATGCGATGCCTTTCTTCGGGTCATATTTCAGCGCCCGACTTAATAAATTGCGTGCGTCATCAATCTGTCCAGCATTGAAAAAGCAGTATCCCGCATTTTCCAACGCATCAGCAACCTGACTGTAATCAGGAAGTTGTGCAGCCGCACTAAACTGTCGCTGCGCCGCTACATACTGCCCTAAACTACACAGAAACGCACCGTAATTATTCATGACGCTGCCATTTTCCGGTGCCATATTCAGCACCTGTTGATAACGCTGTTCGGCCAGACGGTTTTCACCTATCCGCTGTTCGTAAAGCGCCATCCCCAGTTGTGTTCGATAATCCTGTGGAGCAACCGCGACCGCCTTCTCAAGATTCTGCCGCGCCGAATCCAGATTATTGTGCGCCAGATACGCCAACCCCAACTGTAAGCGGGTTTGGGCGACCGCGGGATTTGTCGCCTCCTGAGGCGAATTCACACACCCCACCAGCAGCAATATCGCAAACAAGTTACTCAGCGGTGATAACGCTTTTCCATGTAATAAAAACAGTCCCTGCAATAGAGGCTCCGCCATCCCTGTTCCCTCGCGTTGTCATTTCTGACAAAGAGGTTACCTGAATACAAACAGAGTGGCAGTCAAGCCTTGCAACAACGCGGCACGCCTCGCAATTCGCCCACCATTGCCCTGAAAATGCCCCTGGCGAAACGACATCGGCGGCAAGGCGCTGGGTTAACGCTTCCGCATTAACCCGCACCATCTGTTATCAGACCGCTTTCACCGCGATAGGTTCACCGGCCATTTTCTTCTTCAACGTGCGCTTGGTTCTGTCCACGACTTCACCCGCCAACTGCCCGCAGGCAGCATCAATGTCATCCCCACGCGTTTTACGTACTATCGTCGTGAAACCATATTCCATCAGCACCTTGGAGAAACGGTCAACGCGGCTGTTTGAGCTGCGGCCATACGGCGCACCCGGGAACGGGTTCCACGGAATCAGGTTGATCTTGCACGGCGTATCTTTCAGGCATTCAGCCAGTTGATGCGCATGCTCGGTGCCGTCATTAATATGATCCAGCATCACATACTCAACCGTAACGCGCCCCTGATTCGCATTGGATTTCTCCAGATAACGACGCACTGCGCTCAGAAACATCTCGATATTGTATTTTTTGTTGATCGGCATGATTTCGTTACGAATATCGTCTGTCGGCGCATGAAGTGAAATCGCTAGCGCAACATCAATCATATCGCCCAGTTTATCCAATGCAGGCACCACGCCTGACGTAGACAGCGTCACACGGCGCTTAGACAAACCAAAGCCGAAGTCATCCAGCATAATTTCCATCGCTGGCACCACATTAGTCAGGTTCAACAGTGGTTCACCCATCCCCATCATTACCACGTTGGTGATCGGGCGCTGACCGGTGACTTTAAAGGCACCGATGATCTTCGCCGCGCGCCACACCTGGCCGATGATTTCCGATACGCGCAGGTTACGGTTAAAGCCCTGCTGCGCCGTTGAACAGAATTTGCACTCCAGCGCACAGCCGACCTGAGACGATACGCACAGCGTGGCACGATCTTCTTCTGGAATATAAACCGTTTCAACCCGCTGACCGCCCACCAGAATCGCCCACTTAATCGTGCCGTCGGAAGAGCGTTGTTCATCCACCACTTCAGGTGCGCGAATCTCAGCAATTTCCTGCAATTTGGAACGGAAAACTTTGTTGATATCCGTCATCTGATTGAAGTCATCACAGCAGTAGTGATAGATCCACTTCATGACCTGATCGGCGCGGAACGGTTTCTCCCCCATAGACATGAAGAGATCGCGCATTTGCTGACGGTTAAGATCAAGCAGGTTAATTTTTTCCGCACTGGTTTTAACGGATTGAGAAGCATCAGCAGATGCCGGGGAGAATTCAGACACGATAGTTTCAGACTCAGACACGATTTGCTTAGACATTGATAGATCCTGGCCTCGTTGTTACACGTTATGGCGCTAAAAAAGAGGGTTGAATTCGATGGTAATGACCAAAGAAATGCCCCGGGCAAGTGCAGGCTCATCCGGGGCGCAGCATTGTACAAAGTTTAAAACAGGTAAGCTACTATCACCGTTTTTTTTCTGTGTCATTGCATTAGCGTCGCGCACTGACTTGGTGAAAAAAGGGCAATATTATTAGTACTCACCTGCGATTACCCACGCAGAATTACGCGCGCGGGCAGATTTCGTCTTCGCTAAAGAAATAAGCAATTTCGCGCTGAGCAGATTCGATGGAATCGGAACCATGCACCGCGTTCGCCGTAAAGCTGTCCGCATAATCAGCACGCAGCGTTCCCGCTAGCGCGTTGGCTGGGTTGGTGGCACCCATGATGTCACGGTTACGTTGAACGGCGTTTTCACCTTCCAGGGCCTGCACCATGATCGGACCAGACATCATGAATTCAACCAGACCGTCAAAGAATGGCTTACCTTTATGCTCTGCGTAGAAACCTTCCGCCTGTTCACGGCTCAGGCGCAGCATTTTAGCCGCAACAATGGTAAAACCAGCGCTTTCAAAGCGTGCGTAAATCGCACCGATGGCATTCTTGGCAACCGCATTAGGTTTTACGATGGAGAAGGTACGTTCTATCGTCATATTGACCTCATTAACTAAACTGTCGGATTACAGCCGGATTATAAGAATTGTTTACCCAGCCGGTGAAAGTGGCGCAAATTATAGGGGTACTGGCCTTTATTGCCTACCAAGGAGATAACATTTTTATTAAAAAAATATTACCTCTTCTTTTATCTTCATTAACGATTCTATTCTCAATGACTGATGCCAATCAGGATGACTGGCCGCAATTAAAACAAGCATATACAAACAGTATCACCCAATAATCCATGACTTGTCGGATTAGGGAAAATCGCTGACAATGAATCTATCATTGCACATCGGGGCTGAATTCCTCAGCCCTAGCGTGGAGGATCTATGTCAGCATCGTCTTCTGATTTGCCCGTTTCTCATGAGCGGTTTGTCTGCGCAGACTGGCTTGCCAGCCACCTGAATGATAGCAACATCACGCTCATTGACGCCCGAATGCTACCGCCGGGTAACGATAGCCGCGATATTCATGCCGAATACCGCAACGGTCATTTGCCAGGCGCCGTTTTTTTTGACATTGAAGCCTTGTCCGACCACAGCACAGACCTGCCGCATATGATGCCAACTCGCGAAAATTTCGCACGCGCGATGGGTGAGCTGGGGATCGATAATCAGCAGCATCTGGTGATTTACGATGAAGGTAATCTCTTTTCCGCCCCCCGTGCGTGGTGGATGCTGCACACCTTCGGTGCCACATCACTTTCTATTCTGAGCGGCGGACTAGCAGGCTGGAAAGCGCAAGCCTTGCCAATGGAACAAGGCAATGTCATACGCAAGCCCGCCACGTTTCACGCCACACTGGATGAAAACGCGATTCGCTCACGTGATGACGTACTCTCAATCAGTCGGGATAAATCGGAACAGATTGTCGATGCCCGCCCCGCTCCGCGCTTTCATGCCGAAGTGGACGAACCGCGCCCCGGTCTGCATCGTGGCCATATTCCCGGTAGCTTGAACGTACCGTGGACCGATTTAGTGAATAACGGGACGCTGAAGCCCAATGCCGAACTGGCGACCATTCTGCATAAGCACGGCGTGGATTTCACTCGTCCTATCGTCGCTAGCTGTGGGTCTGGCGTGACAGCGTCCGTCGTAGTATTAGCGCTGACGCAGTTAAATGTCCCTAATGTGACGTTATACGATGGGTCGTGGAGCGACTGGGGTAGCCGCGATGATGTCCCGATTGCACGCGATTAATGCTGGGTGAGATTGCATTTAACCGCGAATGACGGTCAAGTGCAGAGCAGGCAACAGCGGAAGAAGCGTAATCCGCTGTCGCCGTCATGCCGATTACGCGTTGCCGGTAGCCTTAAACTCCCGCAGGAAACTACCCCACTTGCGCTCGTAGAACGGCGTGGTGTGTTTAATCATGTAATGGCTGATGCCCGGCTCGCCGTCCTTCACCAGACATAGATCGACAGGACGCTCGTCCGGTAAGGTATCACTAGCGACGCTGCCCGCTTCACGAATGATGGTTTCCTCATCCTGATCGACATCAATACCAATCAATAGGTGCGGCTGTTCTTCACCGGGCTCCTGAATCTGTGCCAAAAATGCCCGTTTTACCTGGCGATGCTTGGCAAACAGTTGCGTCAGGGAGTCAATCATCTGTGCTGGCATCTCGGCTGGCTGACTCAGCATCACCTGCATATCTTCTTCAACAACGCGCTGCTGAACAAATCCATTGCCTTCGCCAGACAGAATATGTTCAATTTCCTGCGGCAAAAATTCTTTGCCATACGGCAACTTAGGATTAAGGAACAGCGTGACACCCTGCGTCATTTCAAACAACGACCGCACTGGCAGTGCCAGAAAAGGCGCTTCTTCCGTAATCACACTCTGTAACGCTTCCAGAGAAGAAAAGAAAGGAATGGCGGATGAACCATCGTCTTTTTCCCAGTGCTGGATGTTCACATTACTGCCCGCATGCAACACCACCTCATCGGATTCATCTCCGTCATCGGTACTGCCCAGCACAAACACCGTAGCTTCCATCAGTTCACTGAAAAATTCAGGACGATGCGCTGGCTCCGTTGCGGCCAGAATCAGCACTTCTTCCAGTTTGTTACGTGGCGAAAACTCCATACTTTCCTCAACATGATTACGTTAAAAGCCGGCACGTTGAGAGCCGGCTTTATTTCTCAAAACATTCTGTACATGGCAGACAAACCTGAAGCGACTACTTGGCGTTGCTCAGCAGGAGATTCGCCAATGTGCGAACACCAAGCCCGGTCGCGCCTGTCGCCCACTGTTCTACCGCACTTTTGCGGTACGTCGCAGAACAGTCAATGTGCAGCCAACCCTGCTGATAATTTTTCACAAAATGCGACAGGAAAGCGGCTGCCGTACTGGCACCAGCGGTGTGTGCACCACTGGCAATATTATTCAGATCGGCAAAGCTGGACGGCAGATGGCTGCGGTGGAACTCTTCCAGCGGCAGACGCCAGAACGGCTCATTTTCTTCTTTCGCACTTTCCTGCAATGCCGCCACCAGCTCATCATCAAAGCTGAACAGCGCGTGATAATCGTTGCCCAGCGCCATTTTCGCTGCGCCCGTCAACGTGGCACAGTCGATAATCCACTGCGGATTCTGCTCGGAGGCATCGATCAGGCCATCTGCCAGTACCAGACGTCCTTCCGCATCAGTATTCATCACTTCAACCGTTTTGCCGTTGCGGTAGCGAATAATATCGCCCAGACGGAACGCATTACCGCTCACCATGTTGTCTGCACAGCACAGGTACAGCTTCACGCGCTGTTGCAAACCACGTGACGCCGCCAGCGCCAGTGAACCTGTCAAGGTGGCAGCGCCGCCCATGTCCGACTTCATAGAATCCATAGACCCGCTAGGTTTCAGGCTGTAGCCGCCGGTATCAAACGTAATACCTTTACCCACCAGGCAGGCGAACACTGGCGCATCCGGGTTACCCGTCGGGTTATAGTCCAGCGCCAGCAGCACTGGCTGACGTTCAGAACCGCGACCGACCGTGTGCAGACCGGCATAGTCCTGTTCGCGCAGATCTTCACCTTTGGTGATGCGGTAGCTGACAGCATCACACGCCACATCACACAACAGGTCGACCGCACGGGTCGCTAACTGCTCTGGCCCCAGATCTTCAGCAGGCAGATTGATGGTGTCACGAACCCAATCCACAATTTTCAGGCGGTCGTTCAGCTCTTTCTTGTCGGCATCGTTCAGTTCAGCCCATTCAACCGTTCTTTGCCCTTTCGGCCCGCGATACCCCTGCCAGAATGCCCAACTGTTTGCCAGGTCCCAACCTTCCCCCGCGAGCTTAACGTGTTTAATCCCCTGCCCGTCAATTTTACGGGCGGCACGCTGGATCGTTGCCTGCGCAGCTTTGCCATTCAGTGGCGTCGTCCCAACATGAATGGTAAAACCCTGCTCATTCACACTCAGCGTCGCTTTTTCTCCCCAGCGTGCGTCAGCAGGTTGGGGGGAGAGTGAAATCAGCATGGTATTGTTCGTCATAGTGCTTCTCCGATAATAGGTATTCCTGCCACTTTTCATGTTTGCAGGTGCTTTTCATATTTGCAGATAAGTAAACGATGCATGATGACATGAAAATGTTACGAATTTTGGCACGAAAATAAAACGGGCCACCCGCCTAATACCAGTCACGTAAGCCTCATATTAGGAGAAACACGGGGATGAGGTTCCCGCAGGGATACCTCGCCCCATGGTCGCTCCGTGTATCTCGGTTCTCAAACGATCGGCATTAACCAGGCAGCCCCGTCATATTACTTAGTCGGCTTCATCTAACCAGACCAGCAGGATCGCTTCCAGAATTTTTTCATTGGAGGCATCTGGTCGGTCATCAAATTCATCCAGTTCGCAGATCCACTGATGCATATCCGTGAAACGTACAGTTTTCGGATCGAGATCGGGAAACTGGTCGTAAAGCGCTTCGCCGATCGCCCGGCTGTCCGTCCATTTTAGTCCCATAACGGTTCCTATCTATTCAGATCAATGCTCACGCGCATGGTTGATCGTATAGCGCGGGATCTCGACGACCAGATCGTCCCCGGCGATACGCGCCTGGCAACCCAGACGACTTTCCGGCTCCAGCCCCCAGGCTTTATCCAGCATATCGTCTTCTTCTTCCGTACTTTCCGCTAGCGAATCAAAGCCTTCGCGCACGATACAGTGACACGTGGTGCAGGCACAGGATTTCTCGCAGGCATGTTCAACGTCAATTCCGTTACGCAAGGCCACTTCCAGAATACTTTCGCCGCGTTCCGCTTCCAAAACCGCGCCTTCAGGACACAGATCCTGATGCGGTAAAAAAACTATCTTAGGCATGTTACACCTCATCCACTGAATGGCCTGCCAGCGCGAGACGGATAGAGGCATCCATACGGCGGGCGGCAAATTCCTGGGTTTGTTGATCGACTGTTTTAATCGCGGCTTCAATTGCCACGGGATCGCTTCCCTGCATCATTGTATGCAGATGTTCGGATGCCGCGACAATGACGCCTTTTTCGTCATTGCTCAATAATTCTGCGTCAGCCGCCAGCGCAGTTTGCAAACTTTCCAGCACGCGTGCCGCCTCCACTTTTTGCTCTGCCAAACGACGTGCGCCGACATCTTCCTTCGCGTTCAACATCGAATCGGTGATCATCGTGGCAATTTCCGTGTCGCTCAAACCGTATGACGGTTTAACCTGAATGGATGCCTCAACGCCTGTCGATTTTTCCATTGCCGTCACGCTCAGCAGGCCATCCGCATCAACCTGAAAAGTCACGCGAATATGAGCCCCACCAGCAGGCAACGGCGGCAGACCGCGCAGCGAAAAGCGCGCCAGCGAGCGGCAATCCGCTACCATTTCGCGCTCGCCCTGCAAGACATGGATCATCATGCCACTCTGGCCGTCTTTAAACGTCGTGAATTCTTGCGCGCGGGCAACGGGGATCGTGGTATTGCGTGGAATAATTTTTTCCACCAGCCCCCCCATCGTTTCCAGTCCCAGCGACAAAGGGATCACGTCCAGCAGCAGCATTTCGCTATCTGGCTTGTTGCCCACCAGAATATCCGCCTGGATCGCCGCACCGATCGCCACAACCTTGTCTGGATCGATCGAGGTCAGCGGTGTACGACTCAAAAATGCTCCCACTTGCTCACGCACCAGCGGAACACGGGTAGATCCACCGACCATCACCACTTCCTGCACATCTTCTGCCGTCAGCCCCGCATCTTTCAGCGTGCGGCGACAGGATAGCAACGTGCGTTTCACCAGCGGAGCAATCAATGCATCGAACTGTTCACGGGTGATAGTCCCCTGCCAACCAGCAACATCCACACATACCGCATCAGCGCTGCTGAGCCCAATCTTGGCTTTCACTGCCGCGTCGCGAAATGCATGATCCAACTGGCGATCGTCACGATCGTGAACACGGGCCTGCTCACGCAGCCACTCTGCCAGCAGATGATCGAAATCATCACCGCCCAGCGCAGAATCGCCGCCAGTCGCCAGCACTTCAAAGACGCCACGGCTTAAGCGCAGAATGGAAATATCAAAGGTGCCGCCGCCCAGATCGTAAATGGCGATCACGCCTTCTTTACCGGAATCCAGCCCGTAGGCAATCGCCGCCGCGGTTGGCTCGTTGAGCAGACGTAATACGTGCAGTCCAGCCAAACGCGCCGCATCTTTGGTACCCTGACGCTGTGCGTCATCGAAATAGGCAGGGACGGTAATCACCACGCCATCAGGCACACCGCCTAGCGCCGCTTCCGCACGCGCAGCCAGTGCGGACAAGATATCCGCCGATACCTGCACAGGGTTGAGGTTGCCAGCGGGAGTCTGAATCAGCGGCAAGCCGTTATCGCTGGCATGAAAACGATAGGGTAAATGGGGGTAACGCTGCTGAATGTCGGCCAGAGAACGCCCCATCAGGCGTTTGACTGAACTGACCGTGTTTTCCAGATCGTGAGCGGCATTGTCACGTGCTTGCCAGCCGACGCTGTGGCCATCGTGACGATAGTGGACAACTGACGGCAGCAGATCGCGTCCGTCGCCATCCGCCAGCGTTTGGGCTTCGCCGCTGCGCACGGTGGCAACGAGCGAATGGGTGGTGCCTAAATCAATACCAGCGGCCAGACGTCGCTGGTGCGGTGCGGCACTAAGGCCAGGCTCACTAATTTGTAATAAGGCCATATTGAGCTTCCATCAATTGGCTGGCGAAAAAATCCGTATGGTAATCACCACTAGATTTACCGCCGGATTAACGAGTTATCTATCCAGCAATTGTTCTTCGAGTTCTTCAACCTGTTGCTGGAGCTTGTCTAAAAAGCGTAGCTTGCGCACGGTGTCCGCAGCGTCTGTCCACGTCTCATTATCGAGTTCATCACGCATGTGAGAATGACGTGTGGCGATCGCGGCCTGCAAACGCTCGGCGAAGGCCGCCAGCGCATCATCCGCATCGGATCGCCGCGAAATCGACTCTAACTCTTCGCGCAGTTCAAGCTGTTCCATCAGGAATGCGGTGTCACGCATCGTATGCTGTTCGTTGTTCACATCAAAACCGTGCAGTGACAGCATGTACTCCGCGCGTTTCAGCGGATGCTTTAGCGCCTGATAGGCGTTATTGATCGTCGCCGCCTGCTGTACCGCCAGCATACGCTCGCGCTCAGGGCTGGCAGCATAACGGTCAGGATGGAACTGCCGTTGCAAGTCCTGAAACCGGGATGCAAGCAGGCCACCATCCACATCATAGCGAATAGGCAGCCCGAATAACGTAAAGTAATCCATAGTGGTACTCTGGGAGTTCTGGGTAGCGGCACTTGCCATTCGTTAATAGCATGCTCACTACCCAAGAGAGGTCAGACGTTGAAACTTTCGCCGCAACCACATTCGCCGGTAATGTTAGGATTATTGAACTTAAAGCCTTCGTTCAACCCTTCCTTGACGAAATCCAACTCGGTTCCGTCAAGATAAACCAGGCTTTTGCCATCCACGATGACCTTGACGCCTTTGTCTTCAAAGACTGTGTCACCGTCGTTCAAATCATCCACAAACTCCAGCACATACGCCATACCAGAGCAGCCGGATGTACGCACGCCAAGACGCAGTCCAAGGCCTTTGCCCCGGTTTGCGATGAAAGCGCTCACGCGTTGTGCCGCACTTTCACTCAGAGAAATCGACATACTGTTACCTCGATCGTTCGCCAGCTCGACGGGATCAGGCACCGAGAACCACGGTGCCCCCGACGAGTTCAGCCGCAGAGATTACTGCGCGTCGCGTTTACTTTTGTAATCCGCAATCGCTGCCTTGATAGCGTCTTCTGCCAGAATGGAGCAGTGGATCTTCACTGGCGGTAGCTCAAGCTCTTCGGCAATCTGCGTGTTCTTAATCGCTTCAGCTTCATTCAGCGATTTGCCTTTTACCCACTCAGTGACCAGCGAGCTGGAGGCAATAGCAGAACCACAACCGTATGTCTTGAAGCGGGCATCTTCGATGATACCCTCATTGTTGACTTTTATCTGCAACTTCATCACATCGCCGCACGCTGGCGCGCCGACCATGCCACTGCCGATAGAAGGATCGGCGTTGTCAAACGAACCCACGTTGCGTGGATTTTCGTAGTGATCAATTACTTTTTCGCTGTAAGCCATGATAGTCGTCCCCGATCTGGTGAATTAATGATGTGCCCATTCGATGCTGCTGATATCCACGCCCTGCTTGAACATTTCCCACAACGGAGAAAGATCGCGCAGACGGCCGATGGATTTACGTACCAGCTCGATGGTGTAGTCGATCTCTTCTTCGGTGGTAAAACGCCCCAGCGAGAAACGGATCGAGCTATGTGCCAGCTCATCATTCATGCCCAACGCACGTAACACGTAGGAGGGCTCCAGACTAGCCGACGTACAGGCAGAACCGGACGATACCGCCAGATCCTTGAGCGCCATAATCAACGATTCACCCTCAACATAGTTGAAGCTGACGTTCAGGATGTTAGGCACGCCCTGCTCGATATCACCATTCAGATAGACTTCTTCAATATCATTAATACCGTTCCACAGACGATCGCGCAGCGCACGCAGGCGATCCATTTCTGCGGTCATCCCTTCTTTCGCGATGCGGTAGGCTTCGCCCATACCGACAATCTGATGCACAGGCAAGGTGCCAGAACGCATACCGCGCTCATGGCCACCGCCGTGCATCTGCGCTTCAAGGCGAATACGGGGTTTACGACGAACATACAGTGCTCCGATCCCTTTCGGCCCATAGATTTTATGGCCGGAGAAAGACATCAGATCCACTTTTAACTGACTGAGATCGATAGGCAGTTTACCTACGCTCTGCGTGGCATCGACATGGAATACGATACCGCGGCTACGGCACATCTCACCGATGGCTGCGATATCCTGCACAACGCCAATTTCGTTGTTAACGTGCATGATGGAAACCAGAATGGTGTCCTCACGCATTGCGGCTTCAAGTTCAGTCAGGTCGATAATACCGTTACGCTGCGGTGCCAAGTAAGTGACATCGAAACCTTCACGTTCAAGCTGACGACAGGTATCCAGCACGGCTTTGTGTTCAGTCT contains these protein-coding regions:
- the sseB gene encoding enhanced serine sensitivity protein SseB, which encodes MEFSPRNKLEEVLILAATEPAHRPEFFSELMEATVFVLGSTDDGDESDEVVLHAGSNVNIQHWEKDDGSSAIPFFSSLEALQSVITEEAPFLALPVRSLFEMTQGVTLFLNPKLPYGKEFLPQEIEHILSGEGNGFVQQRVVEEDMQVMLSQPAEMPAQMIDSLTQLFAKHRQVKRAFLAQIQEPGEEQPHLLIGIDVDQDEETIIREAGSVASDTLPDERPVDLCLVKDGEPGISHYMIKHTTPFYERKWGSFLREFKATGNA
- the pepB gene encoding aminopeptidase PepB yields the protein MTNNTMLISLSPQPADARWGEKATLSVNEQGFTIHVGTTPLNGKAAQATIQRAARKIDGQGIKHVKLAGEGWDLANSWAFWQGYRGPKGQRTVEWAELNDADKKELNDRLKIVDWVRDTINLPAEDLGPEQLATRAVDLLCDVACDAVSYRITKGEDLREQDYAGLHTVGRGSERQPVLLALDYNPTGNPDAPVFACLVGKGITFDTGGYSLKPSGSMDSMKSDMGGAATLTGSLALAASRGLQQRVKLYLCCADNMVSGNAFRLGDIIRYRNGKTVEVMNTDAEGRLVLADGLIDASEQNPQWIIDCATLTGAAKMALGNDYHALFSFDDELVAALQESAKEENEPFWRLPLEEFHRSHLPSSFADLNNIASGAHTAGASTAAAFLSHFVKNYQQGWLHIDCSATYRKSAVEQWATGATGLGVRTLANLLLSNAK
- the iscX gene encoding Fe-S cluster assembly protein IscX, giving the protein MGLKWTDSRAIGEALYDQFPDLDPKTVRFTDMHQWICELDEFDDRPDASNEKILEAILLVWLDEAD
- the fdx gene encoding ISC system 2Fe-2S type ferredoxin, with the protein product MPKIVFLPHQDLCPEGAVLEAERGESILEVALRNGIDVEHACEKSCACTTCHCIVREGFDSLAESTEEEDDMLDKAWGLEPESRLGCQARIAGDDLVVEIPRYTINHAREH
- the hscA gene encoding Fe-S protein assembly chaperone HscA — its product is MALLQISEPGLSAAPHQRRLAAGIDLGTTHSLVATVRSGEAQTLADGDGRDLLPSVVHYRHDGHSVGWQARDNAAHDLENTVSSVKRLMGRSLADIQQRYPHLPYRFHASDNGLPLIQTPAGNLNPVQVSADILSALAARAEAALGGVPDGVVITVPAYFDDAQRQGTKDAARLAGLHVLRLLNEPTAAAIAYGLDSGKEGVIAIYDLGGGTFDISILRLSRGVFEVLATGGDSALGGDDFDHLLAEWLREQARVHDRDDRQLDHAFRDAAVKAKIGLSSADAVCVDVAGWQGTITREQFDALIAPLVKRTLLSCRRTLKDAGLTAEDVQEVVMVGGSTRVPLVREQVGAFLSRTPLTSIDPDKVVAIGAAIQADILVGNKPDSEMLLLDVIPLSLGLETMGGLVEKIIPRNTTIPVARAQEFTTFKDGQSGMMIHVLQGEREMVADCRSLARFSLRGLPPLPAGGAHIRVTFQVDADGLLSVTAMEKSTGVEASIQVKPSYGLSDTEIATMITDSMLNAKEDVGARRLAEQKVEAARVLESLQTALAADAELLSNDEKGVIVAASEHLHTMMQGSDPVAIEAAIKTVDQQTQEFAARRMDASIRLALAGHSVDEV
- the hscB gene encoding co-chaperone HscB, which translates into the protein MDYFTLFGLPIRYDVDGGLLASRFQDLQRQFHPDRYAASPERERMLAVQQAATINNAYQALKHPLKRAEYMLSLHGFDVNNEQHTMRDTAFLMEQLELREELESISRRSDADDALAAFAERLQAAIATRHSHMRDELDNETWTDAADTVRKLRFLDKLQQQVEELEEQLLDR
- the iscA gene encoding iron-sulfur cluster assembly protein IscA, translating into MSISLSESAAQRVSAFIANRGKGLGLRLGVRTSGCSGMAYVLEFVDDLNDGDTVFEDKGVKVIVDGKSLVYLDGTELDFVKEGLNEGFKFNNPNITGECGCGESFNV
- the iscU gene encoding Fe-S cluster assembly scaffold IscU, with amino-acid sequence MAYSEKVIDHYENPRNVGSFDNADPSIGSGMVGAPACGDVMKLQIKVNNEGIIEDARFKTYGCGSAIASSSLVTEWVKGKSLNEAEAIKNTQIAEELELPPVKIHCSILAEDAIKAAIADYKSKRDAQ